In Anaerolineales bacterium, the following proteins share a genomic window:
- a CDS encoding GNAT family N-acetyltransferase, whose translation MVIEKAVEASDELLAALADLIPKLPPKKTPPGREELTAILKSPNTSLLIARAPDKNSQIVGVLTLVIYRVPTGVRSIIEDIVVDHKFRRQGIAKALLSQAIQLAREAGAGNVSLTSNPSRQEANLLYQRLGFQLRNTNAYILNLK comes from the coding sequence ATGGTCATCGAAAAGGCTGTCGAAGCTTCCGACGAACTCCTTGCGGCGCTCGCGGACTTGATTCCGAAACTCCCGCCTAAAAAAACTCCGCCCGGGCGAGAGGAATTAACAGCCATCCTCAAATCCCCGAACACATCGCTGTTGATCGCGCGTGCGCCGGATAAAAATAGCCAGATCGTAGGCGTTCTAACTTTGGTTATTTACCGCGTTCCCACGGGCGTGCGATCCATAATTGAAGATATCGTTGTGGATCATAAATTTCGCCGTCAGGGAATCGCAAAGGCTTTGTTGAGCCAGGCGATTCAATTGGCGCGCGAGGCGGGCGCGGGCAACGTATCGCTGACGTCGAACCCAAGCCGCCAGGAAGCGAATCTTTTGTATCAGCGCTTGGGGTTTCAGTTGCGAAACACAAACGCGTATATTCTCAACCTAAAGTAA
- a CDS encoding response regulator, whose amino-acid sequence MAKVLLAEDDHTMVMLLQTLLKMEGFEVFVADIDADIPAVIRQENPDALFMDVHLGQQSGMEVAESLRKDPQFSELRIVMTSGLNVREECLRRGANDFLLKPFMPDDLLALLRDNKT is encoded by the coding sequence ATGGCAAAAGTACTCCTCGCCGAAGATGACCACACGATGGTCATGCTCCTTCAAACCCTCCTCAAGATGGAGGGCTTTGAAGTTTTCGTCGCGGATATAGACGCCGACATCCCGGCGGTGATCCGTCAAGAAAATCCCGATGCGCTTTTCATGGATGTCCATTTAGGTCAACAAAGCGGCATGGAAGTGGCTGAGTCGCTTCGCAAAGATCCGCAATTTTCCGAACTCCGCATCGTGATGACTTCCGGGCTGAACGTCCGCGAGGAATGTCTCCGGCGCGGCGCAAACGATTTTCTCCTCAAACCCTTCATGCCCGATGACCTGCTTGCCTTATTGCGGGACAACAAAACATGA
- a CDS encoding CDP-alcohol phosphatidyltransferase family protein → MFERLPLWLRKTLAWSVHLFTATGAVWGFLTLLAIWESNFKLAILYIVIAMLVDGFDGMLARWFHVKEYAAGVDGGLMDNIIDYLNYVVVAALLLIRVPGLLPDGFAMAAAISILLTSAYQFSQTDAKTDNDSYFFKGFPSVWNFLVVYLMLLDLNPWVNLALIVLCNILIFVPVKYLYPSRNTRLRRLTLGFTYLYAGIGVWALLQYPEVPKWVAPASFVYVAYYAALSFFPKFGAAKPA, encoded by the coding sequence ATGTTCGAGAGACTTCCGCTTTGGCTTCGTAAAACGCTGGCATGGAGCGTCCATTTGTTCACCGCAACCGGCGCGGTGTGGGGCTTTCTGACGTTGCTCGCTATTTGGGAATCGAATTTCAAACTCGCCATTCTTTATATCGTTATCGCCATGCTCGTGGACGGGTTCGACGGTATGTTGGCGCGCTGGTTCCATGTGAAGGAATATGCCGCCGGGGTAGACGGCGGTTTGATGGATAACATCATTGATTATCTGAATTATGTCGTGGTGGCGGCGTTGTTGTTAATCCGCGTGCCGGGTTTGCTCCCCGATGGTTTTGCAATGGCGGCGGCGATCTCGATTCTGTTGACCTCCGCCTATCAGTTCTCGCAGACCGACGCGAAGACCGACAACGATTCGTATTTCTTCAAAGGCTTTCCGTCCGTGTGGAATTTTCTGGTCGTCTATCTGATGCTGCTCGACTTGAACCCATGGGTCAATCTCGCGTTGATCGTACTTTGCAACATCCTCATTTTTGTGCCGGTCAAATATCTTTATCCTTCTCGGAATACGCGCTTGCGCCGGCTCACGCTCGGTTTCACTTATCTGTATGCCGGAATTGGAGTTTGGGCGCTGCTCCAATATCCTGAAGTGCCGAAATGGGTCGCGCCCGCCTCGTTTGTCTACGTGGCGTATTATGCGGCGCTGAGTTTCTTTCCCAAGTTTGGAGCGGCGAAACCCGCCTAG
- a CDS encoding nucleotidyltransferase family protein, whose amino-acid sequence MISAVILAAGKSRRMGEQKLLMPWGENTVIQHVVSVFAEADLDEILVVTGSHREAIETNIAELKKDYPVRGVFNENFATGEMLSSIQCGLRELTSGGSRAALVALGDQPQVRARSVRRVRDAFQQTGSPLVVPSYQMRRGHPWLVARELWDELLDLTPHQTPREFLDRHKEAIYYVDADDASVLADLDTPSEYHAARPKRERDG is encoded by the coding sequence ATGATCTCCGCCGTCATCCTTGCCGCTGGAAAATCCCGCCGCATGGGCGAACAAAAACTGTTGATGCCGTGGGGAGAAAATACTGTGATCCAACATGTCGTTTCCGTTTTTGCCGAGGCGGATTTAGATGAAATTCTCGTGGTCACCGGCTCACACCGGGAGGCAATCGAAACAAACATCGCCGAACTGAAAAAAGATTATCCCGTGCGAGGCGTGTTCAATGAAAATTTTGCAACGGGTGAAATGCTCTCGTCCATTCAATGCGGGTTGAGAGAACTCACTAGCGGAGGCTCACGGGCGGCGTTGGTCGCGCTGGGCGACCAGCCGCAAGTCCGCGCGAGAAGCGTGCGGAGGGTGCGCGACGCGTTCCAGCAAACCGGGAGTCCGCTTGTGGTTCCCAGTTATCAAATGCGGAGGGGACATCCGTGGCTGGTCGCGAGAGAGTTGTGGGATGAACTTCTGGATTTGACGCCGCATCAGACTCCACGGGAATTTTTGGATCGGCATAAGGAAGCGATCTATTACGTGGACGCGGACGATGCCAGCGTCCTCGCCGACTTGGATACGCCGAGCGAATATCACGCCGCGCGCCCAAAGCGAGAACGCGACGGGTAA
- the ileS gene encoding isoleucine--tRNA ligase has product MFKPVSSKLHVTSMEEAVMKFWKQRDIFKKTTEQRQGAPEYVFYEGPPTANGKPGVHHVLARAFKDMFPRYKIMRGYHVSRRGGWDTHGLPVEIEVEKQLGFNNKQQIEEYGVDKFNELCKKSVFTYIQDWEKLTDRIAFWVDLQDAYVTYTNDYIESVWWILKNFLDKDLLYKGYKVVPYCPRCGTPLSDHEVALGYDEATDPSVFVRMPLVDKPDTSLLVWTTTPWTLPGNVGVAAHPDVDYVTIERAHNGGTEKLILAKALVKKVFGEEEVKVLDTFKGKKLKDVKYHPLFTFLPPDKPAHYVVLGDFVTTEDGTGLVHMAPAFGQEDMEMAKQHNLPVLMTVLPDGTFVSEVTPWRGVFVKEADPMIIEDLRARGLLFRAAEYTHTYPFCWRCHTPLLYYARESWYIRTSAFRDKLVGLNNTINWVPDHTREGRFGNWLSNNIDWALSRERYWGTPLPIWECESCKHREGVGSVKELSEKTGKDLSDLDLHRPYVDQVHWDCPDCGGKMSRVPDLIDVWFDSGSMPVAQWHYPFENKEKFEVQFPADYICEAVDQTRGWFYSLHAISTLLFEKVSFKNVVCLGLILDGEGEKMSKSKGNVIQPWDVLTVHGADAFRWYLYTATPPGQDRRFSPDLVGEVIRNFTLTLWNVYSFFVTYANLDKPTVTTAPIATSDLDRWLLSELNVLVRDVTEAYETYDVTNATRPIEAFVEKLSTWYLRRSRRRFWKSESDSDKQAAYSTLYTALVTVSKLLAPAMPFLADELYQNLVRSVDESAPESVHLAKWPEALPEMIDESLNRDMALVMKLVSLGHSARQKANRKVRQPLAEAAFSVGNANERSAVEKYADLFTDELNVKKVRLLDASTEAVSHTVKPLPKQLGQKYGNKFPALQKAILAMNAEEVAKTLMAGETLKVSVEGNDYGIVSDEVEVKAQAKEGFAVAEDGAYVAALVTELTPELVQEGLAREFVRRVQDLRKSADLDVADRIALFVEASAGLTSAIEAHRDYITAETLASNLQFANPPSDASTVDDSFDGETVKVGLVKK; this is encoded by the coding sequence ATGTTCAAACCTGTAAGCTCAAAACTCCACGTGACTTCGATGGAAGAAGCCGTGATGAAGTTTTGGAAGCAACGCGACATTTTCAAAAAGACGACCGAGCAGCGACAAGGCGCGCCTGAGTATGTGTTTTACGAAGGACCGCCGACCGCCAACGGCAAGCCTGGCGTGCATCACGTGTTGGCGCGCGCTTTCAAAGATATGTTCCCACGCTACAAGATCATGCGCGGCTATCATGTGTCGCGGCGCGGCGGCTGGGATACGCACGGTCTGCCCGTTGAGATCGAAGTCGAAAAGCAACTCGGCTTCAACAACAAACAACAGATCGAAGAATACGGCGTTGATAAATTCAACGAGCTGTGCAAAAAGTCCGTGTTCACGTACATTCAAGATTGGGAGAAACTCACCGACCGCATCGCTTTCTGGGTTGACCTGCAAGACGCGTATGTGACGTACACCAATGACTACATCGAGTCGGTGTGGTGGATTCTGAAAAACTTCTTGGACAAAGACTTGCTGTACAAGGGATACAAGGTTGTGCCGTATTGCCCGCGGTGCGGCACGCCTCTTTCGGACCATGAAGTTGCCCTCGGCTACGACGAAGCGACCGACCCGTCGGTTTTTGTCCGCATGCCGCTGGTGGATAAGCCCGACACCTCGTTGCTCGTGTGGACGACCACGCCGTGGACGTTACCTGGCAACGTGGGCGTCGCCGCGCATCCCGACGTGGATTACGTCACGATCGAACGCGCCCACAACGGCGGAACCGAGAAGTTAATCCTTGCCAAGGCGCTCGTCAAAAAAGTTTTCGGCGAGGAAGAGGTCAAAGTCCTCGACACGTTCAAGGGCAAGAAACTCAAGGACGTGAAATATCATCCGCTGTTTACCTTCCTGCCGCCCGACAAGCCCGCGCATTACGTTGTCCTCGGCGATTTCGTCACGACCGAAGACGGCACGGGACTCGTCCATATGGCGCCTGCGTTCGGGCAGGAAGATATGGAAATGGCGAAACAGCACAACCTTCCCGTGTTGATGACGGTTCTTCCCGACGGGACGTTTGTCTCGGAGGTGACGCCGTGGCGCGGCGTCTTCGTTAAAGAAGCCGACCCGATGATCATCGAAGATTTGCGCGCGCGTGGACTGCTGTTCAGGGCGGCAGAGTACACTCACACGTATCCGTTCTGCTGGCGATGTCATACGCCGTTGCTGTATTACGCGCGCGAGTCGTGGTACATCCGCACTTCGGCATTCCGCGACAAACTGGTCGGCTTGAATAACACCATCAATTGGGTTCCCGACCACACACGAGAAGGTCGCTTTGGCAACTGGCTTTCCAACAACATTGATTGGGCGTTGAGCCGCGAGCGCTATTGGGGCACGCCGCTTCCCATCTGGGAGTGTGAATCGTGCAAGCATCGTGAGGGCGTGGGCTCGGTGAAGGAACTTTCCGAAAAAACAGGCAAAGACCTCAGCGACCTCGACCTGCATCGCCCATATGTGGACCAAGTCCATTGGGATTGCCCCGACTGCGGCGGCAAGATGTCGCGCGTCCCCGATCTGATCGACGTGTGGTTCGACTCGGGTTCGATGCCCGTCGCACAATGGCACTATCCGTTCGAGAACAAGGAAAAATTCGAGGTGCAATTCCCCGCCGATTACATCTGCGAAGCCGTTGACCAAACGCGCGGCTGGTTCTATTCGCTTCACGCCATCAGCACGTTGCTGTTTGAAAAAGTCTCGTTCAAGAATGTGGTCTGCCTCGGCTTGATCCTCGACGGCGAAGGCGAAAAGATGTCGAAGTCGAAAGGCAACGTTATCCAGCCTTGGGATGTGTTGACTGTCCACGGCGCGGACGCGTTCCGTTGGTATTTGTACACGGCAACGCCGCCAGGACAGGACCGCCGCTTCTCCCCCGATTTGGTCGGCGAGGTCATCCGCAACTTCACGCTCACGTTGTGGAACGTCTACTCGTTCTTCGTGACGTATGCGAACCTCGACAAGCCCACCGTCACCACTGCGCCAATCGCCACGAGCGACCTGGATCGCTGGCTGTTATCTGAACTCAACGTGCTTGTCCGTGACGTGACGGAGGCGTACGAAACTTATGACGTGACGAATGCCACGCGTCCCATCGAAGCGTTTGTGGAGAAGTTGTCCACGTGGTATTTGCGACGTTCACGCCGCCGCTTCTGGAAATCCGAATCGGATTCCGACAAGCAAGCCGCCTACTCGACTCTCTACACGGCTCTCGTCACCGTCTCGAAACTGCTCGCGCCTGCGATGCCTTTTCTCGCCGACGAGCTTTATCAAAACCTCGTCCGCTCTGTGGACGAGTCCGCGCCCGAGTCGGTGCATTTGGCGAAATGGCCCGAGGCATTGCCCGAGATGATCGATGAATCGCTCAACCGCGACATGGCGCTGGTGATGAAACTCGTCTCGCTCGGACATTCCGCGCGGCAAAAGGCAAATCGCAAAGTCCGCCAGCCGCTAGCGGAAGCCGCGTTCTCCGTCGGCAATGCGAACGAGCGCAGCGCCGTCGAAAAATACGCCGACCTGTTCACCGACGAACTGAACGTGAAGAAAGTCCGCTTGCTGGATGCTTCGACGGAAGCCGTATCGCATACGGTCAAGCCGTTGCCCAAGCAGTTGGGACAGAAATATGGCAATAAATTCCCTGCGTTGCAAAAAGCGATCCTTGCCATGAACGCGGAGGAAGTTGCGAAGACGTTGATGGCTGGCGAAACGTTGAAGGTTTCGGTTGAAGGAAATGATTACGGCATCGTGTCTGACGAAGTCGAGGTCAAGGCTCAGGCGAAGGAAGGATTCGCTGTCGCCGAGGACGGCGCGTACGTCGCGGCGTTGGTCACCGAGTTGACTCCCGAACTCGTGCAGGAAGGTTTGGCACGCGAATTTGTCCGCCGTGTGCAAGACCTCCGCAAGAGCGCCGATTTGGACGTGGCCGACAGGATCGCGTTGTTCGTCGAAGCGTCGGCAGGCCTAACGTCCGCGATTGAAGCGCATAGGGATTACATCACCGCTGAAACGCTCGCGTCGAATCTCCAGTTTGCGAATCCGCCAAGCGATGCATCCACAGTGGACGATTCGTTCGACGGCGAAACGGTCAAAGTTGGGTTGGTCAAGAAATAG
- the lon gene encoding endopeptidase La, whose protein sequence is MPASRWQSSFNELFQWIGEADDGLLSMIMPSFFSRGPAQDSGNSTPNAAQTSTENKYPQVLPILPLRGVVVYPHTAVPLTVGQPRSIKLVDEVVAGDKLVGLIAATNPELETPGPADLYTVGTIATVHRLLRAPDGTIRLLVQGMDRFRVGEFTEQEPYLKARIELAPELIEQGLEIDALARNARDQFQQITQMIPSFPEELAGSITSVEDPLQTAYTIANFQRMDLKDAQEILAIDSVAEKLKKLVGLLAREAEVLSLGQKIQNEARGEIEKVQREYFLREQMKAIQKELGEKDEQAAETEEFRKKIEEAKMPEEAAKQASRELERLSRLPTAAAEYGVIRTYLDWLVSVPWSKSTEDNLEIPHARKILDKDHFGLEDVKERILEFLAIRKLRIDRKDELKPPSDDQIRREREGVILCFVGPPGVGKTSLGQSIAHAMGRKFVRASLGGLRDEAEIRGHRRTYIGAMPGRILQSLRRVESRNPVFMLDEIDKLTFDFHGDPASALLEALDPEQNSEFRDNYLEVAYDLSQVFFITTANTLETIPGPLLDRMEIISLLGYTEKEKISIAKGYLIPRQIRENSLREKEVTFTDEALQKIIREYTREAGVRNLERKIGAVCRKVGTRIAEGKLTKVKIVPDLLEEYLEHPIFHGTEELNRRISIPGVVPGLAWTPYGGDVLFVEATGMPGGRGFQVTGSIGNVMNESARAALSLVRSRAQKLGLESQFFDKNDIHMHIPAGAQPKDGPSAGVTMATAIVSLVSGRKVKPNVGMTGEITLRGQVLPIGGVKEKVLAAHRNGLKTIILPKYNEQDMDDVPDEIKDSMKFIYVETIDDVLASALEAAPVGKSRKNGKTRRNGKSTPRRR, encoded by the coding sequence ATGCCCGCCTCCCGTTGGCAATCTAGTTTCAACGAACTCTTTCAATGGATCGGTGAAGCGGATGACGGCTTGCTCTCGATGATCATGCCGTCGTTCTTCTCGCGCGGTCCCGCTCAAGATTCTGGGAATTCAACTCCCAATGCCGCGCAAACATCCACAGAAAATAAATATCCGCAAGTTCTTCCGATCCTTCCGTTGCGCGGCGTGGTGGTGTACCCGCACACCGCTGTCCCGTTGACGGTTGGTCAGCCGCGCTCGATCAAACTGGTGGATGAGGTGGTCGCGGGCGACAAACTTGTGGGATTGATCGCCGCCACAAACCCCGAACTGGAAACCCCGGGTCCCGCCGACCTTTATACTGTCGGCACCATCGCGACCGTTCACCGCCTCCTGCGCGCGCCCGATGGAACGATCCGCTTGCTGGTGCAGGGCATGGATCGCTTTCGTGTGGGCGAATTCACCGAGCAGGAACCGTACCTCAAAGCGCGCATCGAACTTGCGCCTGAATTGATCGAGCAAGGCTTGGAGATCGACGCGCTCGCCCGCAACGCGCGCGACCAGTTCCAGCAGATCACGCAAATGATTCCCTCCTTCCCGGAGGAATTGGCTGGTTCCATTACCTCCGTCGAAGATCCGCTGCAGACCGCGTATACGATCGCCAATTTCCAGCGCATGGATCTGAAAGACGCGCAGGAAATTCTCGCCATCGATTCGGTTGCCGAAAAACTCAAAAAGTTGGTCGGCTTGCTCGCGCGCGAAGCGGAAGTGTTGTCGCTGGGGCAGAAGATCCAGAACGAAGCGCGCGGCGAGATCGAAAAGGTTCAGCGCGAATATTTCCTGCGTGAGCAGATGAAAGCCATTCAAAAAGAGTTAGGCGAGAAGGACGAACAAGCCGCAGAGACCGAGGAGTTTCGCAAAAAGATCGAAGAGGCGAAGATGCCCGAAGAAGCGGCGAAGCAGGCGTCCCGTGAGTTGGAACGTTTGTCCCGTCTGCCGACTGCCGCGGCGGAGTACGGAGTCATCCGCACGTATCTCGATTGGCTCGTCAGTGTCCCGTGGTCGAAATCCACCGAGGATAATCTTGAGATCCCGCACGCGCGTAAGATCTTGGATAAGGATCATTTTGGGCTGGAGGATGTCAAGGAACGCATCCTTGAATTTCTTGCGATTCGGAAATTGCGGATCGACCGCAAGGATGAGCTGAAGCCGCCGTCTGACGATCAGATTCGCCGCGAGCGCGAAGGCGTGATCCTTTGTTTTGTCGGTCCGCCCGGCGTTGGCAAGACCTCGCTGGGGCAGTCTATTGCCCACGCTATGGGACGTAAATTTGTGCGCGCTTCGTTGGGCGGCTTGCGCGACGAGGCGGAGATTCGCGGTCATCGCCGCACCTACATCGGCGCGATGCCGGGGCGCATCCTGCAATCACTGCGGCGAGTCGAGTCGCGTAACCCGGTCTTCATGCTCGACGAAATTGATAAACTAACCTTCGATTTTCACGGCGACCCCGCCTCGGCGCTTCTCGAAGCGCTTGATCCCGAACAGAACAGCGAGTTCCGCGATAATTATCTTGAAGTCGCTTACGACCTTTCACAGGTTTTCTTCATCACCACCGCCAACACGCTGGAAACGATTCCCGGTCCGTTGCTCGACCGCATGGAGATCATCTCGCTGTTGGGCTACACCGAAAAAGAAAAGATTTCGATCGCCAAAGGCTATTTGATTCCGCGTCAGATCCGCGAGAACAGCCTGCGCGAAAAAGAAGTAACGTTCACCGACGAAGCCTTGCAGAAGATCATCCGTGAGTATACGCGCGAGGCGGGCGTCCGCAATTTGGAACGGAAGATCGGCGCGGTCTGCCGCAAAGTTGGCACGCGCATCGCCGAGGGCAAATTGACCAAGGTGAAGATCGTCCCTGATCTTTTAGAGGAATATCTTGAGCATCCTATCTTCCATGGGACGGAAGAACTCAACCGCCGCATCTCGATCCCCGGCGTGGTGCCGGGACTCGCGTGGACCCCGTACGGAGGCGATGTGTTGTTCGTGGAAGCGACCGGCATGCCGGGCGGCAGAGGCTTCCAAGTCACCGGCTCCATCGGAAACGTGATGAACGAATCGGCGCGCGCCGCGCTGTCGCTCGTGCGTTCTCGCGCGCAGAAGTTAGGGCTCGAAAGCCAATTCTTCGATAAGAACGATATTCACATGCATATCCCCGCTGGCGCGCAGCCGAAAGATGGTCCCTCCGCTGGTGTGACCATGGCGACCGCCATCGTTTCATTGGTCTCGGGGCGCAAGGTCAAGCCGAATGTCGGCATGACCGGCGAGATCACCCTGCGCGGGCAAGTGCTTCCCATCGGCGGCGTCAAGGAAAAAGTCCTCGCCGCGCATCGCAACGGATTGAAAACGATCATCTTACCGAAATACAACGAGCAAGATATGGACGATGTGCCTGACGAGATCAAAGACTCGATGAAATTCATTTACGTGGAGACGATTGACGATGTTCTCGCCTCGGCATTGGAAGCGGCTCCCGTCGGTAAAAGCCGTAAAAACGGAAAGACAAGACGAAATGGCAAAAGTACTCCTCGCCGAAGATGA
- the yqeC gene encoding selenium cofactor biosynthesis protein YqeC — protein sequence MNLTLARALRVDESNCIAFVGSGGKSSALFQLARELKPPVIVTATSHLGTWQLAGADKHIAMKSRGDVSELDNDLRGVVLITGSIEDKRTKPISDEVLASLRQFCLGRSIPMLIEADGSRQKPLKGWAEHEPPIPEFANHVVQLVGLSGLGKPLTEEYVHRPKIFSRLSETKLGEHIKAEGIINALLHPEGARKNFPSGARRTVMLNQADTPELQASARGMVQPLLSGFDSVVIADLKQEKIFAAHERVAGIILAAGKSSRFGEPKQLLDWRGEPFVRTVAKKALEAGLSPALIVVGAHQDVVRNAVNDLDARIVENENWKDGQSASIKAGVNSLLSREPNTGAAIFLLVDQPQITTSVLEALKEKHAEGLYSIVAPMVMDRRANPVLFDRGVFPDLLTLEGDVGGRAIFRHHQVEYLPWHDDRLLLDVDMPEHYQRLLADETL from the coding sequence ATGAATCTTACGCTGGCGCGGGCATTGCGCGTGGACGAGTCGAACTGCATCGCCTTTGTCGGCTCGGGCGGAAAGTCGAGCGCGCTATTTCAACTCGCACGAGAATTGAAACCGCCGGTGATCGTCACCGCGACTTCACATTTGGGAACATGGCAACTCGCAGGGGCAGACAAACACATCGCGATGAAATCGCGGGGGGATGTATCCGAACTCGATAATGATTTACGCGGCGTCGTTCTAATCACCGGATCAATCGAAGACAAACGAACCAAACCTATTTCGGACGAAGTTCTCGCTTCTCTTCGCCAATTTTGTCTGGGTCGCTCAATCCCCATGCTGATCGAAGCGGACGGCTCTCGGCAAAAACCGTTGAAAGGCTGGGCGGAGCATGAACCTCCGATCCCTGAGTTTGCGAACCACGTTGTCCAACTCGTCGGGTTGAGCGGCTTAGGGAAGCCGTTGACCGAAGAGTACGTTCACCGCCCAAAGATATTTTCGAGATTAAGTGAAACAAAATTAGGCGAACACATCAAAGCGGAAGGAATCATCAACGCGCTTCTTCATCCAGAGGGCGCGCGGAAAAACTTTCCGAGCGGAGCGCGGCGCACGGTCATGTTGAATCAAGCCGATACGCCTGAACTCCAAGCCAGCGCGCGGGGAATGGTTCAGCCGCTGCTGAGCGGGTTTGATTCTGTAGTTATTGCGGATCTCAAGCAGGAAAAAATCTTTGCCGCGCACGAACGCGTGGCGGGAATCATCCTTGCGGCGGGCAAGTCGTCCCGGTTTGGGGAGCCAAAACAATTGTTGGATTGGCGCGGCGAACCGTTTGTGCGAACCGTTGCAAAGAAAGCATTGGAGGCTGGTTTATCTCCTGCGCTGATCGTAGTTGGCGCGCATCAAGATGTCGTGCGCAACGCGGTGAATGATCTCGATGCGCGAATCGTCGAAAACGAAAATTGGAAAGACGGACAAAGCGCTTCCATCAAAGCGGGCGTCAATTCGCTGCTTTCCAGAGAGCCGAACACAGGCGCGGCGATCTTTCTGCTTGTGGATCAGCCGCAGATCACAACCTCCGTTTTAGAAGCGTTGAAAGAAAAGCACGCGGAGGGGTTGTATTCCATCGTCGCGCCGATGGTGATGGACCGGCGCGCAAACCCGGTCTTGTTCGATCGCGGAGTTTTCCCCGACCTATTAACTCTCGAAGGCGATGTGGGCGGGCGCGCCATCTTCCGCCATCATCAAGTGGAATATCTCCCGTGGCACGACGACCGCTTGCTCCTCGATGTAGACATGCCCGAACACTATCAACGCTTGCTGGCAGACGAAACGCTATGA
- a CDS encoding Hsp20/alpha crystallin family protein, with translation MPAIIRKSLPTMLDTRREILHAIRWQVRSSVWSPPTDAYETEENFVIRVEIAGMRDEDFEVTIENHTLFISGTRPDFSGRRAYHQMEILSGRFEIEVAIVIPVDVDSSTAEYKDGFLTISLPKTQPKQIGVE, from the coding sequence ATGCCCGCGATCATTCGCAAAAGTCTACCCACCATGCTAGACACGCGCCGAGAAATTTTGCACGCCATTCGTTGGCAAGTGAGATCGAGCGTTTGGAGTCCGCCGACGGATGCGTACGAGACTGAAGAGAATTTTGTTATCCGCGTCGAAATCGCCGGGATGCGCGATGAAGATTTTGAAGTGACCATCGAAAATCACACGCTTTTCATTTCGGGGACTCGCCCGGATTTTAGCGGTCGCCGCGCCTATCACCAAATGGAAATCCTCTCCGGTCGGTTCGAGATCGAGGTAGCCATTGTTATTCCTGTGGATGTGGATTCCTCCACAGCGGAATACAAAGACGGATTCTTAACCATCAGCCTCCCAAAGACTCAACCCAAACAGATCGGGGTTGAATAA